A stretch of DNA from Glycine max cultivar Williams 82 chromosome 18, Glycine_max_v4.0, whole genome shotgun sequence:
AACTATTACTAAGAAATGGGGTAGCGTGGTTGacgagaaaatatatataacagatAAAAATGCACAAGATAATTTTAACTGCTTCACGTTTTCTGAATATTCTAAAGTGGGCATACCGTGACACAACTAATTATAGGAGATGTCCCAGGTGGTAGTTCATCTGGATTAGCATAGAAAGCTTCCAAATGAAACAAATCACTTCGCCGAAAGGTTATGACTTTAACACTTGGAAAGGGTTGGCCTCTTGGGAAAAGTACACCATTTGATCTCACAGCAACTGGACCTTCATCTGATGAAAGTCCAATTGAAAAGGGAATAACATCCTTGACCTGAACAGACATGAGAAATCACATTAATTATATGGAAAACAATATGACAAAGAGAGGCACATGAGTCTATACCAATGAGTTAtggaaatttcattttaaatcagaaaaagagaaaaaaaaatggaactatcaaagacaatcaaaggttgaaaacaaaacttgttagAATAAACCTAGGTAACAATTTGATCCTTTCACAATTACTAATTTACTACATTTCTAAGGATCTACAAACTCAATTCTAATCagcaatatatatttatagcaTAAAGATAAGATGAGAATagatttggaaaaataaatacaCAAACCTCGTATTCTCTCACACGGTAAATAGGACTGAGCATTGCACACTGTAGAGCACAACCACGGGCTACACACTCACTTGCATTCAGCTGTCGGCTGGGTTCTCTCTTGAACAGAGAAGTTAGTAATGTACTTATTGCTGGAATCCTAGAACCCGAACCAACTAGCTCTACAGAAGAAATCTTCTCTTCTGTCAAGTTTGCATCAATTAATGCTCTGCGGCAAGGAATAGAAACTCTCTCCAGTAATCCTGATGCCAGCTTCTCAAATTCTTCCCTTGTGATAAATCCCTTGACATCTTTCTCATCCATCAAACACTCGATATTTAGAGGCGCCTCAAGATTTGCACTCAAaactttcttcaatttctcaCATGCTGCACGTAGCCTAAAGCATGCCTTGGTATTAGAATACACGTCAATGTGGTACTCTTCCTTGAATTTTGCTGCAAAATGACTAAATATAACCTCATCAAAGTCCCTCCCCCCTAAGCTCCTGTCAAACGCATGTGAAAGTATCTTCATTTTCCCAAACTCAAATGACGCAATTGAGACCTGAGTATCACAGTGACCAATATCAATAAATGCAACATTTACTGGACCTGCACTTCCAAAATCTTTTTTATACATTCCATAACTAAGGGCAGTTGCAGTACAATCATGGATCAATCTCAAAGGCTTCAACCCGGCAATTTTCGCTGCATCAAGATACGCCCGTCTCTGCAAGTCGGTAAAGTATGATGGGATCCCGATAACACAATCCGAAATGAGCATCTCCAAATCTTTCTCGGTCATGGTCTTCAAGTGAGCAAAGAGCATGGACAATAATTGAACAGGTGTAAATACATGAATCTCCCCCATGTACTTCAAATGAATCAAAATGCCTCCATCTTGACCCTCAGAAGTTTCAACAGGGAGCATTTTCAGCTCTTTTTCCACATCAGGATCCGCAAACTTCCTTCCTATCAGTCTCTTTATTTGAGATATTGTGGACTTGATGTGCATCATAGCAGAAGCAGCACCAGCAGACCCCAAAATCCGCTGCTTCTCGCCAAAGCAGACCACAGCCGGGGTTTCGCGTTTAGATTCATAATTCAACAAAACATCAATGCCTCGTTGCCTGACTACGGCAATGACACAGTTCTCATTACCAATGTCAAACCCCACCACACTCATATCTCAACTCACTTGCACCAAACTTCAACCAACTAGTCCAATCCAATTCACCCACCCTACTCAACCAACATCCCCAAAATCCAAAACTTCAACAGATTCCACAAAACCGGCCCAGAAACCTAGGCTTGACCGCAAATCACTACAAAACAAAAGGGATTGAAAAAGACACATGGAAATGAGAAACCTTTATCATCAAAATGAAAGTACTAACAAACTAAATTCCATCTCCTATTGCTGAAAATTCCTTAGATTGCTCATCAGGTGCAAGCAGGAACAAAAGTCAAAAATGGGGGCAAAAGGAAATTGAGAAATGGGGGAGGGAGAACCAACAATTTAACCCAAACCCATtactaaaaatcatatttttccgTTGAATTTCCCTCCATTTCCCAGAAAATTTGAGGGGGAAAAAGGGGGGCATGTTTTCAATGTAACAAAAAAGTCACATAAGCTAACAAAAAGTGGATTCAGCCAATCTGAATTGAACAGCAACGAAGAAAAGAATATACCTTGCGGATGGTGGAATCGAGAAGCATTTGGGATTGCATAGTGCGGATGGTGACGAAGATGGAGTACAAAGAGGGAGtctgtgtgagtgtgtgtgtgtgtgtgagagagagagagagagagagaaatcttCGCTTTATGCCAATGGCACGAAGCAGGGGGTTTTACAGAAGTGAGCAACGACGCCAAATATGAGAATAATGAGTTTATTTCGGGTCATATTTGTAAAAAGTGGTTTTGCAATTATACCCTCTAATTCAAGAGTGAAGAAACAAACAAGGGTGGGATGGAAATAGTACAATTGGTCCGAGTGACTTACCCTCTGGCCTCTATTTCtaattcagaattttttttaaaaaatatttttaattaatagaaataGTACATTGACTTTTACTTCAGCTTTCTGCAAAAGCACACCGGAGTTTTTTCCATTGAAGTAAAAAATAGACATACCAACAAAGCAACTACATTGATATATCCTTGTTACCGAAGGAAAAAAAGTGTTGATATATTCTTGTTAccgaaaggaaaaaaattgtttaaaacagaaaaaaaatctattttatataaaagaaaattttaataatgtgAAGATTTCAAGTGTAAGAATAATTGGTGCTATGAGAGAAGACAAGTGATCACCCATCTCTTTAATGTGCAGCCTATGGTTGTTGTATTTATACTGAAATTAATAGATTTGTGATAAAATCGAAACAAGTATCTCATCTTTaagtcattttaaaatattattttatgttattttttattgctaaccatttagtaatttgaaattaaaaataataattgaccaaGTTCAAGGTGTGTGTAATAGTTCTTCAAACCAAATTTCAAACATGAAATCCTCccatttgtttcttttctttcaccaattatttatattgctagcaaaaaaatataataatatttcacttaggaaattaattaatcatttgatcatcttaaattctctaatttaatagatcatcaaatattaaaataattttcttaacataaattagaatacttgtttatgtgtGACCCTATAGATTCAATACTAAGCcggtaatatattaatcaaattaatatattaattaagataGAAATCTAGCAACACTCATTAATGTTCAAATAGTATGAAGTAgcattttactttcaagaaccattagaagaataatataataatttctttcataTTTATAGATCtgggttaactctagagtataGTATTCTTTATAAtgactttcttctttcatttagtTTTTCTGGCCTGGATACAATTTTATTTGTAGAGTTCGAACTCATTACCAAGATTTGAtggattccttcttgattaatcattaattctacatgTATTTAATCATGTCCAATATCCATTCAACAAGTGCGCTAAAGCATTAGGCGTCTAGAATCGAAACATAACAAATAACCtgttaattactatgacaatctcaagtcaaagaaaactattaaacttattcttgagaattttttattgacaatttATGGTAAATTTAACCATTAGAAAATCTCAATTGAGTTAGTTCAATGATGACATCTAcatatatatcatttatatatgcaatttaataaatgagatctattaatatttatccaataaaggccattacatatatattgatatatccAGATTCACAATAATCTTACGATCAAgaacaatttagattaaaattataaatgacttgtttctcattatcataatctctatcaTGATAACACGCCCCTAATTTTAATCAAGATAAAATTGACAACATGATGAATTGGATCTTGGACATACATATTTATCCCCAACAATCTCTCACTTGCACTAGAGCCCATCACTCATGTATTTCATTGCTAATTCCAACTTATGTTCATCAAACtactttagtttttaattttgagtctccATAATGAGGTACAATCTTTAGTTCTTCTTAAGTACTTAAGAATGGTCTTTTCCACTTTCAATGCTCCCCACCAAGACTTTCTTGATATCAACTTGTTACACCTAATGGATAAATGATATTAGAACATGTAAAAATCATGTCATATACTATAGCTCCCACTATGCTAGCATATGGTACTCTAGTTACGTATTCTCTCACTTCATGAGTTTTAGGACAATCCTCCGTACTGAGAGTAACTCCAATTTCTATTAGCAAATAGTCGCTTTTGGAGTTTTCATGTTATACCTCTTTAGGATGGTATTAATGTACCTAGATTGGGAGACACCGAACAACCTTCTAAACTTATCTCTATAAATCTTTATTTCTAAAATGTAGGTTGTTTCTCCCAAATGTTTCATGGATATTATATTAGTAGCCAAATCTTTCTTCCTTGCATtgtgtattattttatatatcatctacatatacaTGTAATGCTTCCACTGATCATTTTATACTCACAAAGTTCTTCTTCATAGCTAACAAGATTGAACCATTCAATTATCTTGTTAAAATGAATGCTTCAACTTCTACACACttgtttcaattcataaatgaaTTGTTGAAACTTGTAGACTTTATTATGATCAGACAAGGATGTGAACCCCTAAAGTTACGTCaatacacattttcttttagCTCATCGTTAAGGAAAGTCATTTTCTACATCCATTTCATATTTCATGATCATAGTATGCTATTATAGCAAGAAGAATCCGAATTGATTTGAGCATTGCCACGAGAGAAAAGTTTCATCATAATCTATATCTTTCTTTTGACAATATCCCTTGCCAACAAAACAAGCTTTGTAGGTTTCAACCTTTCAATCTGCTCCAATCATTTTCTTGTAaacccatttacaaccaattggtTTTATATCATTTGAAGCTTAAACTAAAATCCATACTTTGTTGATCTTCATTGATTCTATTTTAGATTTCATAGTTTCTTGCCATTTCTTACAATCCAAGCTTTGCATAGCCTCTTCATAGCTTAttggatcatcatcatcatgataaACCTCATTTAATGTGTCATCTAGGACCATCAAGTTTAATTTGTCAGGTGCATGGTGCACTTGAGTAGATTTTCTAGAAGGCTCATGCATTGGGTTCATAGGTTTCTGAATTGGCTCTAAGATTGGTTCATTAACCTGATCTTGAACTATACTTGGCTCTTGAACAACTATTGTTGGAGTTGATGACCTTTGTGGTAACTTTAGAACATTCAAGAAAGGTATCTCAGTGTCCATCTCGTAGTAAGTGGGACAATCTCAAGCCTTGTTGTAATTTCTTAAAACTATGAATGAGTCACTTGATTGTCAAGTTGTTTCTCAAACATATCCTAAGGCAGaatataacatatatatttttctaagacATGATGTATCACATACACTTTGAAAACTAATCATACCAAATAAGTAAGTACTTGATTGTCAAGTCAATCCTAttagtatctacaaattaaattttatactcCCCTGGGTAGTCCAGatgtttagtataaaaaataatttcaaaattcacatctcatgctatattaattaattataagtccCATAGTTGTCAAGTCATTCCTTATTATACTATTTCTGTGAATcatgtaggttttgatgatgtcgaaaagaaTTCATTCGATAATAATTGTCATCATACAAAAGGGGAGAATATGAATGTAATAATAGagagttttgatgatgtcaaagtaaaatcaaacaaggttgtttcaacaaatattcaaaagttaaatattacttcaagattaatttaaGGTCaaacaaacaagatcaagaaaaaaataaggcctcaaacaatttcacttgGTTAATTGgtttttgcctcaaaacaaattgTTTCCAAGTCATCAatgacactggtaatcgattatcagttagtgtaattgattactagagacaaatttgaaaataagctttttaaaagggttttgaaaattgaattttaaaatttgtaatcgattaccagatgtttgtaatcgattactagtaacgAAActcctaaaatttaaattgaaaagtcatgaccattcaaaatataattgtgtcaTCGATTACCCGTGAGAGAATTtctgaaaattcttttgaaaatacacatctcttcaaactattttgaaaagacacaatgcCAAACACGTGCAAATCTATTTCAATTCGTATCATCTCTCttaaggagagaaatctttttgttgATCTCATAAACTCAGTTGTAATAAAGAAACTgattgtctcttggattgtaaGAATATTGAATACTAGAGatccaaggtgtgttcaaagtcttaAAGGTTAAAGATATAATAGTGACCATACGTAGTCACGGGAAGTGACTGAACCAATAtcataaattgagtttgcatttctttcttatctcatctcaattatttttattacaatcaattttgtcttgcacatttcttctgcattctaagtctatcatttaaaaggggttaaagtttgttacggaaaaattttaaaacttaattcacttCTCTTAAGTTATTAAGGTCACTCATCTAATGCTTAAACtttctaatttctaataaaataccaattgaaataaataaataaagttaataaatatttattaaatagataaaattttcataaaataaatagatcaacttaataaatattaataaattaaaatatataattatgttatttactATTGTATCAAGagattcttttaaaaaacatttttattataatatcatataattttgGAGATCTttagaaaatatcatataatttactctattaattattatattttgtgacCATTGATATAAAGTATGCAATACCAATCAAATCAAGTGCACTATTCAATATGTCATAGCgataatattgttttaaaaaattgtaacatgAAAATGGTAAAAGCTTTATTACTTTAGTATGGAATCCataccaaaatattttttttaatttataaaaattaatgtgccacaaataaaaaatcagaatgacattaattaatatatttttctttaaattttaaaacatcaaatctacgtatacataatttaatataatcttCAAGTCTAAAATAATCTGACATTTAAATCCACATCtcagtcaagaggagactaggCTGGGGTTGTCCCTTATGCAtgcaattttaaatatattaataatcattaaattttaaaatattatcaaaataatatcattattgttaaacaaatttcttattaaatttaaattttaaatgacttaaaatataatttttcattaattagtttttaatttttttatataacttatttaataaattatctcAAAATTTTGACCTAAATTCAATgtgatatatttaaataagtatttaaaatgttttcagttacaaattttcaaaattttaaagaagtatttaatttgatatattcattttttagttttgtttctttaaagtaatttaaaaaatttgacctAAATTTATATGTCACCAAGACTCAAATTAAAATgatgttaacatatatatttattttgaattgctaaaaaggaaaattttctttcattttcttttttattctctcttgaaacaataatttaaaaaagcatTAATGTCATATTTTTATCCGGTAAAATTTgcatatattttattagattatatgatatttactttttattcaaagaatctcattaaattaataaaattttaaataaatttaatttaataataataatgatatatctcaataaaaaataaataaaaagatatatgaaagcatatgattttattttgaacgttataaatattaaataaaaagtttattgCCTATAttcttcatttattattatcagtACAATGCCAAATTCATCACCCATGACACCAGACTAGGAAAGTCAGCAGTCCATAGTGCCACCTGTAGCACGTTCACAATCACAGTCACTGGACCCACTCAATTGGACACGTGTCATATCCTCACAGCACCGTTACGAGACATTTCATAACAGCTTGATGCGGTAGCACTCCGTGTGCGTGAGCGTGAGTTCGTGTGTGACATTGCACTCTCTTACACTGCGCCACCTCGTTCTCTCCGTCTAAATAGCTTTCACTtcctcattcttcttcttcgtgcGTGCGTGTTTCTGTAAAATCGAATCTCAAGTCTCTGAATCTGAATCTCAACACAACCTTCGTTGTTCTCAACACTgtaatctctttctctttctttttctgtctctaaattttgttaatttagctcttgcatgttggttttttcactttttcttgtttttcggATGCAACCCATGTTACGGACTtttctttgattgattttggaaattgaagagaaaataatttaaatgggGGATggaaaaaaattgcattttgtTTCCTTAGGGTGAGGTTTAAACCcttggatgaaaaaaattaaagggtaATGAGCTTTTTTCTTTGGGGAGTTTTGATCAAACAaagtcatctttttttttttttttcttggttttgttttcCTGAGTTGAAATTTTGATCGGTTTCTGGaaggaaaaattgaaatgaaaaaggatttttttttaaaaggttatATGTCCTTGGATTTTGCTATACAGATTATTATTGGAATGGGCAAACCATCAATTTGGTCCTTCAAGTATCACCCTCCCTCCTAAATAGTCCTTTAAGTAGtccttaaattattaaatatccaTCAATTTAGTCCTTGCGGTAATGTATTTATTCAACGTCCGGGCACTAATTTGTGATtacttatataatttgtttactCTAGGGACCActgaggagagagagaaatacTTTAGTGATGAgattgatagttttttttttttttgacgtgGAGATTGATAGTTTATTCTAATCGGAATATTCAATTCTTTGGTGTGGTtgcggttttttttttttttttttttgagtatgTGTTAGTGTTAATTTGCTTGTTCTTCATGATTATGGGATTTAGCCTTTTTTTCTActggttttttttaaaactttattgcAGGTGTTCGTTTTTGCTGCCAAGGTTACAACACTGAAAGAGGTCTGATGAACATAAACTTTTCtcctttacaatttttttaatgaattaccATTTGTGTGTTTTGAGTTTGATTTGCATATGGATGTGTTGTATACCCAATCCCTTTTTAAGGCCAGATTTGCTCTTGTAAAAATTGACTGTTTCCTATTCTATTGCTTGAAGCTTGTCTTTTTGTTAAGTTTTGGGCAAAATAGGAAGGAACTCTTCTATGAGATTGAGTGATTGACAATTGAATATAGGATTTTGACAGTCTTAtccattctaaaaaaaaattaaactcccTAAGAAAATCcgatctctatttttttatttatttttagtttatcatATTTTGGCTGTCTATGCTAAAAACCTTGTTTAGAAACATACTCACTATTGAAATATGAATTCTATCTatcttcaattaaatatattatcatgTACATCTATGAAGCTTTAGTGTGATGCTCTATGCTATTTTATTCGTAGTTTCCAGTCTGACAcacgaaaacaaaaaatttataggTGTCTTGGGTTTAGTCAGTGGTATGCTGATTCAAATAACGTTTAAGAACTGTATAGTTGTCTAAATTTTTAACTGTTAATGGGTTCAATTACCGGGGAAAAAATATCTGGAATATTTCCATCCTTTGTTGTGGCTCAACAATTATGTATTATAAATTTCTGCTACAATATTATcatttgaaaaattagttttaaattaatcataaagtCCCTTTTGAGTGTGTTTGtttcaagtcatacaaatttttattcccAGGAGTGTGAGTCTAGGAATGTAACATTCCCATGTTTGGTACaattatataaacaaatattctCTCAGACATTGTTTATTTCAAGGAATCTAGATTGCATGTTTCCTCCTCTTTCTATTCCCATTTCAAAGGGTAGGAATcctataatattttcatgtCTTCCTCTTCTaatcctcctcctccaccaccgccGGTGAACACCGATACACTGGTTAAACTGCGATACCGGTGAACAGAGCTACACTGGTCACTGCTGCTTCTTCCACTGCAAATGCAAAAGATTTTTCGCATTTGATATCGGAGAAATTGGATGGGAATAATATTCCTAGTCACAGTACTCCCAATAATATCATGGATGCatctttttaaactttatatgaGGAGTGGATCTTCTGAAATTTAGGTATAGCTTGCGGCCAATTACAGGTGGTTAG
This window harbors:
- the LOC100808218 gene encoding heat shock 70 kDa protein 16; this translates as MSVVGFDIGNENCVIAVVRQRGIDVLLNYESKRETPAVVCFGEKQRILGSAGAASAMMHIKSTISQIKRLIGRKFADPDVEKELKMLPVETSEGQDGGILIHLKYMGEIHVFTPVQLLSMLFAHLKTMTEKDLEMLISDCVIGIPSYFTDLQRRAYLDAAKIAGLKPLRLIHDCTATALSYGMYKKDFGSAGPVNVAFIDIGHCDTQVSIASFEFGKMKILSHAFDRSLGGRDFDEVIFSHFAAKFKEEYHIDVYSNTKACFRLRAACEKLKKVLSANLEAPLNIECLMDEKDVKGFITREEFEKLASGLLERVSIPCRRALIDANLTEEKISSVELVGSGSRIPAISTLLTSLFKREPSRQLNASECVARGCALQCAMLSPIYRVREYEVKDVIPFSIGLSSDEGPVAVRSNGVLFPRGQPFPSVKVITFRRSDLFHLEAFYANPDELPPGTSPIISCVTIGPFHGSHGSKIRVKVRVPLDLHGIVSIESATLIKDDSVMAGDYHSNSDAMDIDPISETVTNGFEDNTNKNLESPCSSADGTRKDNRRLNVPVNENVYGGMTKAEISEAREKELQLAHQDRIVEQTKEKKNSLESYVYDMRSKLFHTYRSFASEQEKDDISRTLQETEEWLYEDGVDETEHAYSSKLEDLKKLVDPIENRYKDDKERVQATRDLSKCILKHRASADSLPTQDKELIINECNKVEQWLEEKIQQQESFPRNTDPILWSSDIKSKTEELNLKCQQILGSKASPSPEDKDKPDTFNDP